The following are encoded in a window of Pristis pectinata isolate sPriPec2 chromosome 1, sPriPec2.1.pri, whole genome shotgun sequence genomic DNA:
- the rps29 gene encoding 40S ribosomal protein S29 produces the protein MGHQQLYWSHPRKFGQGSRSCRVCANRHGLIRKYGLNMCRQCFRQYAKDIGFVKLD, from the exons ATGGGCCACCAGCAGCTGTACTGGTCTCACCCCAGGAAGTTCGGGCAGGGCTCCCGCTCCTG CCGGGTGTGCGCGAACCGCCACGGGCTGATCCGGAAGTACGGCCTGAACATGTGCCGCCAGTGCTTTCGGCAGTACGCCAAGGACATCGGCTTCGTCAAG TTGGACTAA